A stretch of the Ascaphus truei isolate aAscTru1 chromosome 4, aAscTru1.hap1, whole genome shotgun sequence genome encodes the following:
- the LOC142492565 gene encoding uncharacterized protein LOC142492565, with product MQSMDLPAHLFSDEPSTARVRSRTRITPTMQSMDLSAHLFSDEPTTLPNLLYTFPHFLLLLLLLFKGASAVTRALMGGYIKDLTISKGMNGALSTTIYSKSSATTSLLLASSHHPRSLVNGIPTGQCLTLRRNCREDSDCEEQAFDMTNSFLERGYSQKVIKRAYKRAKHQQRSELITDKPKAPEKRIVRIIGTYNNQWDRTKDILQKHWHILLHDCDIRAVLLTHPAMDLTISKGMNGALSTTIYSKSSATTSLLLASSIHPRSLVNGIPTAQCLTLRRNCREDSDCEEQAVDMANRFLERGYSSIAVVLGLNHLGKEKYIYNNNYLSIFYI from the exons ATGCAGAGCATGGACCTCCCAGCACACCTATTCTCCGATGAACCGTCCACTGCCAGAGTGAGGTCTCGCACTCGCATTACTCCCACTATGCAGAGCATGGACCTCTCAGCACACCTATTCTCCGATGAACCGACCACTCTCCCCAATCTCCTCTACACGTTCCCGCACTTCCTGCTGCTCCTCCTGCTGCTCTTCAAAGGGGCGAGCGCAGTCACCAGAGCGTTAATGGGCGGATACATCAAG GACCTAACAATATCCAAGGGGATGAACGGAGCTCTTAGCACTACCATCTATAGCAAGAGCAGCGCCACTACCAGCCTCCTGCTAGCTAGCAGCCACCATCCTAGGTCTCTGGTAAATGGGATCCCGACTGGTCAATGCCTCACACTTCGGAGAAATTGCAGAGAAGACAGTGATTGTGAGGAACAAGCGTTCGACATGACGAACAGTTTCCTTGAGAGGGGATATAGTCAAAAAGTAATCAAGAGAGCGTATAAGAGAGCCAAGCACCAACAACGCTCAGAGCTTATCACAGATAAACCCAAGGCACCAGAAAAACGTATTGTGAGAATCATCGGCACATACAACAACCAATGGGACCGTACTAAGGACATAttacagaaacactggcacatcctatTGCATGACTGTGACATCAGGGCTGTCCTGCTTACACATCCGGCTATG GACCTAACAATATCCAAGGGGATGAACGGAGCTCTTAGCACTACCATCTATAGCAAGAGCAGCGCCACTACCAGCCTCCTGCTAGCTAGCAGCATCCATCCTAGGTCTCTGGTAAATGGGATCCCGACTGCCCAATGTCTCACACTTCGGAGAAATTGCAGAGAAGACAGTGATTGTGAGGAACAAGCGGTGGACATGGCGAACAGATTCCTGGAGAGGGGATATAGTAGTATCGCTGTAGTATTGGGACTTAACCATTTAggcaaagaaaaatatatatataacaataattaCCTATCAATTTTCTATATCTAA
- the LOC142492555 gene encoding uncharacterized protein LOC142492555 isoform X1 — MEDLNRLDNKNTLKKTKFDLRIIESYLAKVQEARGLLRIPVGELDEHLANFIVTHRKQDGSEYEPGTLRGILGSLDRHFEKSNYTHAIYRSKETKFQKTVKAMKAKQSYLKTIGKGNHPNQAEPLTEREIELLYSTGTIGLHSPTALLHMLFFNIGLHFSLRTMEQHSLKWGDINLKADPQGRKYLEHTKKLAPSRTSGKLHPCQTMRMQIYESPEQPERDVVRAYEKYSSERPEKMKCKDAPFYLTPQSDCRPGYARWFKNLPMGETRIRGIMKNLKAAAGLSPQKKITNHSAMKTSSLRGGPGALRGGPPRAKVKRSRQPLIKDCRGKSAFPEAANGSNGHVAVKIEGASSRGPGVLSGTEAQYSGGGRANRPSPAFIKEEPFRGGSAAAQPRPGPAPAQPSYIAKRKCRKIKEEWHLEPETNPEVEDTAEEKSFSPGQVSVTFHDVAACFSAEEWGLLGNWQKDLYTNVMKEIHSAMQAMGYTIVNSDVLLKIKDDEVCRKGRDGEKDSNSDHGVSPDILLRIKQDDVPDWRDLGEPGKEEELDSPNSSIPVFDPDLSLWIFREEPDLSSSEETKEQILTSDAEEEEADSSHSVPPLYKEPASEIPTLYNPTYPESSRPGKRKRRPPQRRSNEQRPDTDDEGQAESQHRLPCRNPSAEEHPDWTPHERLYQCDLCEKSYSARSSPLRTLMQGSPLTCPQCGGNLSLHPLYSRAACTEIEVGFAQTLRFSDHVGDTGYAHLMQGPVG, encoded by the exons ATGGAGGACCTCAACCGGCTGGACAACAAGAACACCCTGAAGAAGACCAAGTTCGACCTGCGGATCATCGAGTCGTACCTGGCCAAGGTCCAGGAGGCGCGGGGGCTGCTGAGGATCCCCGTGGGGGAGCTGGACGAGCACCTCGCCAACTTCATCGTCACCCACCGCAAGCAGGACGGGTCGGAGTACGAGCCGGGGACCCTGCGGGGCATCCTGGGGAGCCTGGACCGCCACTTCGAGAAGTCCAACTACACCCACGCCATCTACCGCTCCAAGGAGACCAAGTTCCAGAAGACGGTGAAGGCCATGAAGGCCAAGCAGAGCTACCTGAAGACCATCGGCAAGGGGAATCACCCCAACCAGGCGGAGCCGTTAACCGAGAGGGAGATCGAGCTGCTGTATTCCACCGGGACCATCGGGCTGCACAGCCCCACCGCCCTGCTGCACATGCTGTTCTTCAACATCGGGCTCCACTTCAGCCTACGCACGATGGAGCAGCACAGCTTGAAGTGGGGCGACATCAACCTGAAGGCCGACCCTCAGGGGCGGAAGTACCTGGAGCACACCAAGAAGCTGGCCCCGAGCCGAACGAGCGGGAAGCTGCACCCCTGCCAGACCATGAGGATGCAGATCTACGAGAGCCCGGAGCAGCCGGAGCGGGACGTGGTGCGGGCGTACGAGAAGTACTCCTCGGAGAGGCCGGAGAAGATGAAATGCAAGGACGCCCCCTTCTACCTGACCCCGCAGTCGGACTGCCGGCCGGGCTACGCACGCTGGTTTAAGAACCTCCCGATGGGGGAGACCAGGATCCGCGGCATCATGAAGAACCTGAAGGCGGCCGCCGGGCTCTCCCCTCAGAAGAAGATCACCAATCACAGCGCCATGAAGACCTCCAGCCTCAGAGGTGGGCCGGGCGCCCTCAGGGGTGGGCCTCCCCGTGCCAAGGTTAAGCGGAGCAGACAGCCTCTGATCAAAGATTGCAGGGGCAAATCTGCCTTCCCGGAGGCGGCCAACGGGAGCAACGGGCACGTGGCCGTAAAAATTG AAGGAGCCTCTTCCCGTGGCCCCGGGGTCTTGTCGGGCACAGAGGCCCAGTACAGTGGCGGGGGCCGCGCTAACCGCCCGTCCCCGGCCTTCATCAAGGAGGAGCCTTTCCGTGGCGGCAGTGCGGCCGCGCAGCCCAGGCCCGGCCCCGCTCCAGCGCAGCCCAGTTATATCGCCAAGCGCAAGTGCAGGAAGATCAAGGAGGAGTGGCACCTGGAACCGGAGACTAACCCGGAGGTGGAGGACACTGCGGAGGAGAAGAGCTTCTCCCCGGGGCAG GTGTCGGTGACGTTCCACGACGTGGCTGCCTGCTTCTCTGCGGAGGAGTGGGGCCTGTTAGGGAATTGGCAGAAGGATCTGTACACCAACGTGATGAAGGAGATCCACTCGGCGATGCAGGCCATGG GTTACACGATTGTGAATTCGGACGTGTTGCTGAAGATTAAAGATGACGAGGTTTGCAGAAAGGGTCGCGACGGGGAGAAGGACTCGAATAGCG ATCACGGTGTCAGTCCCGATATCCTGCTGAGGATCAAGCAGGACGACGTCCCAGACTGGAGGGACCTCGGTGAGCCGGGGAAAGAGGAAGAGCTGGACAGCCCCAACTCCA GTATTCCTGTGTTCGACCCCGACCTTTCCCTGTGGATCTTTAGGGAAGAGCCCGACTTGAGTTCTTCAGAAGAGACAAAGGAACAAATATTAACCTCTGATGCAG AAGAAGAGGAGGCCGACTCTTCGCACTCTGTCCCTCCCCTGTACAAAGAGCCTGCTTCCGAGATACCCACGCTGTACAACCCCACGTACCCCGAGAGTTCCCGACCCGGCAAGAGGAAGAGGCGCCCCCCGCAAAGACGAAGCAACGAACAGAGGCCAGACACGGACGACGAAGGCCAGGCGGAAAGCCAACACCGACTGCCCTGCAGGAACCCGTCCGCAGAAGAACACCCGGACTGGACGCCGCACGAGAGGCTTTACCAGTGTGACCTGTGTGAGAAGAGCTACAGCGCCCGCTCCAGCCCGCTCCGGACACTCATGCAGGGATCGCCCCTCACCTGCCCTCAGTGCGGGGGCAATTTGAGCCTCCACCCTCTGTACAGCCGGGCAGCATGCACTGAGATCGAGGTGGGCTTCGCTCAAACGCTACGGTTCAGCGATCACGTGGGGGACACCGGTTACGCCCACCTCATGCAGGGTCCTGTGGGATGA
- the LOC142492555 gene encoding uncharacterized protein LOC142492555 isoform X2 — protein sequence MEDLNRLDNKNTLKKTKFDLRIIESYLAKVQEARGLLRIPVGELDEHLANFIVTHRKQDGSEYEPGTLRGILGSLDRHFEKSNYTHAIYRSKETKFQKTVKAMKAKQSYLKTIGKGNHPNQAEPLTEREIELLYSTGTIGLHSPTALLHMLFFNIGLHFSLRTMEQHSLKWGDINLKADPQGRKYLEHTKKLAPSRTSGKLHPCQTMRMQIYESPEQPERDVVRAYEKYSSERPEKMKCKDAPFYLTPQSDCRPGYARWFKNLPMGETRIRGIMKNLKAAAGLSPQKKITNHSAMKTSSLRGGPGALRGGPPRAKVKRSRQPLIKDCRGKSAFPEAANGSNGHVAVKIEGASSRGPGVLSGTEAQYSGGGRANRPSPAFIKEEPFRGGSAAAQPRPGPAPAQPSYIAKRKCRKIKEEWHLEPETNPEVEDTAEEKSFSPGQVSVTFHDVAACFSAEEWGLLGNWQKDLYTNVMKEIHSAMQAMGYTIVNSDVLLKIKDDEVCRKGRDGEKDSNSDHGVSPDILLRIKQDDVPDWRDLGEPGKEEELDSPNSSIPVFDPDLSLWIFREEPDLSSSEETKEQILTSDAEEEADSSHSVPPLYKEPASEIPTLYNPTYPESSRPGKRKRRPPQRRSNEQRPDTDDEGQAESQHRLPCRNPSAEEHPDWTPHERLYQCDLCEKSYSARSSPLRTLMQGSPLTCPQCGGNLSLHPLYSRAACTEIEVGFAQTLRFSDHVGDTGYAHLMQGPVG from the exons ATGGAGGACCTCAACCGGCTGGACAACAAGAACACCCTGAAGAAGACCAAGTTCGACCTGCGGATCATCGAGTCGTACCTGGCCAAGGTCCAGGAGGCGCGGGGGCTGCTGAGGATCCCCGTGGGGGAGCTGGACGAGCACCTCGCCAACTTCATCGTCACCCACCGCAAGCAGGACGGGTCGGAGTACGAGCCGGGGACCCTGCGGGGCATCCTGGGGAGCCTGGACCGCCACTTCGAGAAGTCCAACTACACCCACGCCATCTACCGCTCCAAGGAGACCAAGTTCCAGAAGACGGTGAAGGCCATGAAGGCCAAGCAGAGCTACCTGAAGACCATCGGCAAGGGGAATCACCCCAACCAGGCGGAGCCGTTAACCGAGAGGGAGATCGAGCTGCTGTATTCCACCGGGACCATCGGGCTGCACAGCCCCACCGCCCTGCTGCACATGCTGTTCTTCAACATCGGGCTCCACTTCAGCCTACGCACGATGGAGCAGCACAGCTTGAAGTGGGGCGACATCAACCTGAAGGCCGACCCTCAGGGGCGGAAGTACCTGGAGCACACCAAGAAGCTGGCCCCGAGCCGAACGAGCGGGAAGCTGCACCCCTGCCAGACCATGAGGATGCAGATCTACGAGAGCCCGGAGCAGCCGGAGCGGGACGTGGTGCGGGCGTACGAGAAGTACTCCTCGGAGAGGCCGGAGAAGATGAAATGCAAGGACGCCCCCTTCTACCTGACCCCGCAGTCGGACTGCCGGCCGGGCTACGCACGCTGGTTTAAGAACCTCCCGATGGGGGAGACCAGGATCCGCGGCATCATGAAGAACCTGAAGGCGGCCGCCGGGCTCTCCCCTCAGAAGAAGATCACCAATCACAGCGCCATGAAGACCTCCAGCCTCAGAGGTGGGCCGGGCGCCCTCAGGGGTGGGCCTCCCCGTGCCAAGGTTAAGCGGAGCAGACAGCCTCTGATCAAAGATTGCAGGGGCAAATCTGCCTTCCCGGAGGCGGCCAACGGGAGCAACGGGCACGTGGCCGTAAAAATTG AAGGAGCCTCTTCCCGTGGCCCCGGGGTCTTGTCGGGCACAGAGGCCCAGTACAGTGGCGGGGGCCGCGCTAACCGCCCGTCCCCGGCCTTCATCAAGGAGGAGCCTTTCCGTGGCGGCAGTGCGGCCGCGCAGCCCAGGCCCGGCCCCGCTCCAGCGCAGCCCAGTTATATCGCCAAGCGCAAGTGCAGGAAGATCAAGGAGGAGTGGCACCTGGAACCGGAGACTAACCCGGAGGTGGAGGACACTGCGGAGGAGAAGAGCTTCTCCCCGGGGCAG GTGTCGGTGACGTTCCACGACGTGGCTGCCTGCTTCTCTGCGGAGGAGTGGGGCCTGTTAGGGAATTGGCAGAAGGATCTGTACACCAACGTGATGAAGGAGATCCACTCGGCGATGCAGGCCATGG GTTACACGATTGTGAATTCGGACGTGTTGCTGAAGATTAAAGATGACGAGGTTTGCAGAAAGGGTCGCGACGGGGAGAAGGACTCGAATAGCG ATCACGGTGTCAGTCCCGATATCCTGCTGAGGATCAAGCAGGACGACGTCCCAGACTGGAGGGACCTCGGTGAGCCGGGGAAAGAGGAAGAGCTGGACAGCCCCAACTCCA GTATTCCTGTGTTCGACCCCGACCTTTCCCTGTGGATCTTTAGGGAAGAGCCCGACTTGAGTTCTTCAGAAGAGACAAAGGAACAAATATTAACCTCTGATGCAG AAGAGGAGGCCGACTCTTCGCACTCTGTCCCTCCCCTGTACAAAGAGCCTGCTTCCGAGATACCCACGCTGTACAACCCCACGTACCCCGAGAGTTCCCGACCCGGCAAGAGGAAGAGGCGCCCCCCGCAAAGACGAAGCAACGAACAGAGGCCAGACACGGACGACGAAGGCCAGGCGGAAAGCCAACACCGACTGCCCTGCAGGAACCCGTCCGCAGAAGAACACCCGGACTGGACGCCGCACGAGAGGCTTTACCAGTGTGACCTGTGTGAGAAGAGCTACAGCGCCCGCTCCAGCCCGCTCCGGACACTCATGCAGGGATCGCCCCTCACCTGCCCTCAGTGCGGGGGCAATTTGAGCCTCCACCCTCTGTACAGCCGGGCAGCATGCACTGAGATCGAGGTGGGCTTCGCTCAAACGCTACGGTTCAGCGATCACGTGGGGGACACCGGTTACGCCCACCTCATGCAGGGTCCTGTGGGATGA